In Streptomyces ambofaciens ATCC 23877, a single genomic region encodes these proteins:
- a CDS encoding DUF979 domain-containing protein codes for MIKVEWLYWLIGLVFVVMAFQMAADRSNPKRWTSAAFWGLLGLTFPYGTGVANATAGNGGWTLPAEPLGVAVLALIVLAGFNFLGKGVPVTTTDAQREAAATRLGSKIFIPALTIPLVAIVCASVLDESGLFETGKATLLGLGLGCIAALVVGMLVTGEKKVSVPIQSGRSMLEAMGSALLLPQLLAVLGSIFAAAGVGTQVGDIVNGVLPDDSRYLAVIAYCVGMFLFTVIMGNAFAAFPVMTAAIGWPVLIQQMHANEPAVLAIGMLAGFAGTLCTPMAANFNIVPATLLELKDQYGPIKAQLPTGIALLGCCTVIMALFAF; via the coding sequence GTGATCAAAGTCGAATGGCTCTACTGGCTGATAGGCCTCGTCTTCGTGGTCATGGCCTTCCAGATGGCCGCCGACCGCAGCAACCCCAAGCGCTGGACCTCCGCCGCGTTCTGGGGACTGCTCGGACTCACCTTCCCCTACGGCACCGGAGTCGCCAACGCCACGGCCGGCAACGGCGGCTGGACCCTGCCCGCCGAACCGCTCGGCGTCGCGGTCCTCGCCCTGATCGTGCTCGCCGGGTTCAACTTCCTCGGCAAGGGCGTCCCGGTCACCACCACCGACGCGCAGCGCGAGGCCGCGGCCACCCGGCTCGGCAGCAAGATCTTCATCCCGGCGCTGACCATCCCGCTCGTGGCCATCGTCTGCGCCTCCGTCCTGGACGAGTCCGGACTGTTCGAGACGGGCAAGGCCACCCTGCTGGGCCTCGGCCTCGGCTGCATCGCGGCCCTCGTCGTCGGCATGCTGGTCACCGGCGAGAAGAAGGTCTCCGTACCGATCCAGTCCGGCCGCTCCATGCTGGAGGCGATGGGCTCCGCCCTGCTGCTGCCCCAGCTCCTGGCCGTCCTCGGCTCGATCTTCGCCGCCGCCGGGGTGGGCACCCAGGTGGGGGACATCGTGAACGGGGTGCTGCCGGACGACTCCCGGTACCTGGCCGTCATCGCGTACTGCGTCGGCATGTTCCTGTTCACCGTCATCATGGGCAACGCCTTCGCCGCGTTCCCCGTCATGACCGCGGCGATCGGCTGGCCCGTCCTCATCCAGCAGATGCACGCCAACGAGCCCGCCGTCCTCGCGATCGGCATGCTCGCCGGTTTCGCCGGCACGCTCTGCACGCCGATGGCCGCCAACTTCAACATCGTCCCGGCCACCCTGCTCGAGCTCAAGGACCAGTACGGGCCGATCAAGGCGCAGCTGCCGACGGGCATCGCGCTCCTGGGATGCTGCACCGTCATCATGGCGCTCTTCGCCTTCTGA
- the pcp gene encoding pyroglutamyl-peptidase I — protein MPRVLITGFAPFGGESVNPSWQAASLVAAEPPAGLTVSAVELPCVFGTSLDALRDAVHAKAPDLVLCLGQAGGRPGVTVERVAINVDDARIADNAGRQPIDEPVVPGGPAAYFSTLPVKACVAAMREVGVPAALSHTAGTFVCNHVAYGLGHLIATEFPHVRGGFVHVPWAPEQVTDGTAPSLPPTTVAHGLRALLATAARTPAEQDLKVTEGATH, from the coding sequence ATGCCCCGTGTCCTCATCACCGGCTTCGCCCCCTTCGGCGGCGAGAGCGTGAACCCGTCGTGGCAGGCGGCGTCCCTGGTGGCCGCCGAACCCCCCGCCGGGCTCACCGTCAGCGCCGTCGAGCTGCCCTGCGTCTTCGGCACGTCCCTCGACGCCCTGCGCGACGCCGTCCACGCGAAAGCCCCTGACCTGGTGCTCTGCCTGGGCCAGGCGGGCGGGCGCCCCGGCGTCACCGTCGAGCGCGTCGCCATCAACGTCGACGACGCACGCATCGCGGACAACGCCGGGCGACAGCCCATCGACGAACCGGTGGTCCCGGGCGGCCCCGCCGCCTACTTCTCCACCCTGCCCGTCAAGGCCTGCGTCGCCGCGATGCGCGAGGTCGGGGTCCCGGCCGCCCTCTCCCACACAGCCGGCACCTTCGTCTGCAACCACGTCGCCTACGGCCTCGGCCACCTCATCGCCACCGAGTTCCCGCACGTACGAGGCGGTTTCGTGCACGTGCCCTGGGCGCCGGAACAGGTCACCGACGGGACCGCTCCGTCCCTGCCGCCCACCACCGTCGCCCACGGCCTGCGTGCCCTGCTGGCCACCGCCGCCCGCACGCCGGCGGAACAGGACCTGAAGGTCACCGAAGGAGCCACCCACTGA
- a CDS encoding DUF2891 domain-containing protein, with translation MPLSAYASRFAGLALANITREYPNFPAHLNTGPDERLEPSSLHPAFYGAYDWHSSVHMHWLLVRLLRRHGGTPALPETGMAVDVLDRHLTAGNLAVEAAYLRARPSFERPYGWAWLLALAAECRAFPGEAGTRWAGALAPAVAVVDDLLSDWLPKATYPVRHGNHPNSAFALGLALDSGQLSAATDRAVREGLLAWFADDHDAPAHWEPSGQDFLSPALSEADTMRRVLPRDDLAAWLDRFLPALGTGAPCPLLDVPVVSDHADPQIGHLLGLTLSRAAALRSLADALPEGPARSRLDGAAEAHLSAGLPAVERGDFTTDHWLATFAALALDPVADGR, from the coding sequence ATGCCGCTCAGCGCCTACGCCTCCCGCTTCGCCGGGCTCGCCCTCGCCAACATCACCCGCGAGTACCCCAACTTCCCCGCCCACCTGAACACCGGCCCCGACGAGCGCCTGGAACCCAGCTCCCTGCACCCCGCCTTCTACGGCGCCTACGACTGGCACTCCTCGGTCCACATGCACTGGCTGCTCGTCCGGTTGCTGCGCCGGCACGGCGGTACGCCCGCACTGCCGGAGACCGGTATGGCCGTCGACGTGCTCGACCGGCACCTCACTGCCGGGAACCTCGCCGTCGAGGCGGCCTACCTGCGAGCCCGCCCCTCCTTCGAGCGGCCCTACGGCTGGGCGTGGCTGCTCGCCCTCGCCGCCGAGTGCCGGGCCTTCCCCGGTGAGGCGGGCACCCGTTGGGCCGGGGCGCTGGCGCCGGCCGTGGCCGTCGTGGACGACCTGCTGTCCGACTGGCTGCCCAAGGCCACGTATCCGGTACGCCACGGCAACCACCCCAACAGCGCCTTCGCGCTGGGCCTCGCGCTCGACTCGGGCCAGCTGTCGGCCGCGACCGACCGGGCCGTACGGGAAGGCCTGCTGGCCTGGTTCGCCGACGACCACGACGCCCCCGCGCACTGGGAGCCGTCGGGACAGGACTTCCTCTCCCCGGCGCTGAGCGAGGCCGACACGATGCGCAGGGTGCTCCCGAGGGACGACCTCGCCGCGTGGCTCGACCGTTTCCTGCCCGCGCTGGGGACCGGCGCCCCCTGCCCGCTGCTGGACGTACCGGTCGTCTCCGACCACGCCGACCCGCAGATCGGTCATCTGCTCGGGCTGACGCTCAGCAGGGCCGCCGCTCTGCGCAGCCTCGCGGACGCCCTGCCGGAGGGGCCGGCCCGCAGCCGCCTCGACGGAGCGGCCGAGGCGCACCTCTCGGCGGGCCTGCCGGCGGTGGAACGCGGTGACTTCACCACCGACCACTGGCTGGCCACGTTCGCCGCGCTGGCCCTCGACCCGGTCGCCGACGGCCGGTGA
- a CDS encoding alpha/beta fold hydrolase has protein sequence MGDYADLPGVRTWYESEGAGDPLVLLHGGFCTNDTWGALRTDLAAAHRVFLPERRAHGHTPDVEGPLSYRAMADDTVDFVETVVGEPAHLVGWSDGGVVALLVALARPDLVRKAVVIGANFRPATECFAEPAMLDAMTPDAEDLAFFRELYEAVTPDGPDHWPMVAAKVVDMWRTQPTLSTEELARVAAPTLVVVGDDDLVTLEHTTALYRAIPGSQLAVVPGASHVVPLEKPDAVKRLVLDHLAQDAVETMMPVRRAAAPARTA, from the coding sequence ATGGGCGACTACGCCGACCTTCCTGGTGTCAGAACCTGGTACGAGAGCGAGGGGGCCGGCGACCCTCTGGTCCTCCTGCACGGCGGCTTCTGCACCAACGACACGTGGGGTGCGCTGCGCACGGACCTGGCCGCCGCCCACCGCGTCTTCCTGCCCGAGCGGCGCGCGCACGGACACACCCCCGACGTCGAGGGGCCGTTGTCGTACCGGGCGATGGCCGACGACACGGTGGACTTCGTCGAGACCGTCGTCGGGGAGCCGGCGCACCTGGTCGGCTGGAGCGACGGCGGCGTCGTGGCGCTGCTCGTCGCGCTCGCACGGCCCGACCTCGTCCGGAAGGCCGTGGTGATCGGGGCCAACTTCCGGCCCGCCACCGAGTGCTTCGCCGAGCCCGCGATGCTCGACGCGATGACGCCGGACGCGGAGGATCTCGCGTTCTTCCGGGAGCTGTACGAGGCCGTCACGCCGGACGGCCCGGACCACTGGCCGATGGTGGCGGCCAAGGTCGTCGACATGTGGCGCACCCAGCCGACGCTCTCCACCGAGGAGCTGGCCCGTGTCGCGGCGCCCACCCTCGTCGTGGTCGGGGACGACGACCTGGTGACGCTGGAGCACACGACCGCGCTGTACCGGGCGATCCCGGGTTCGCAGCTGGCCGTCGTGCCCGGGGCGTCCCACGTGGTCCCGCTGGAGAAGCCGGACGCGGTGAAGCGGCTGGTCCTCGACCACCTGGCGCAGGACGCGGTCGAGACCATGATGCCCGTCCGCCGCGCCGCGGCTCCCGCCCGGACGGCCTGA